tttaaaagtaaatcGTGCAGAATACATCCAGAGTCTGCACCATCTCCCTCGACCCATAGTTTGAGAGTGAGATGTTCCCAGGTCTCTTTCCCCACGGTTTGCAAGGGCTCTGCTGGATGGCAGGCAGCTCCCTGTTTGTTTCCTGGGGCTGGAACAAGCGTGagtccagctgctccctgcagtcCTGAGGCTGCCATTCTGCCTTCCTCCCATGGGGACTGGCACGGGAGGGCCAAGTCCTGGCAGCTCATCattcacagccctgctgtgagaAGCTGGGTGTTTGGAGAAGTGGCTGTGAGGAAGAAACAGGTGAAACGTTAGGGATTAGTTGTGCTTAGGACTCAGCAGAGGAAACTCAATCGGTTTGCAGCAATTCTGCTTTGTAAAATAGTTCTGTGGTGActgagaggggacaggggacctgctgcagcctctgcaacagagctggtgtctccctggcagggctgagtCCAGCCTGGCACTGGATGGTTTCTGTCCTGGTGTGCTGAAGACGACCCAAGGCTGGGAGAGCCGCAGGCACAGGAGTCGGGGAGCTGGCAGACAGCGTGGAGGAAGCTGTTTGCATtgctccagccagggctgagaCTGCAAGGATGCCTTCCAGGACCAGCGGCCAGCTGGGAACTCAGCCAGCACTAAATTCACACCATTCTTTTACAAATCAGGTTGGTAAGAAAAACACGAGACACAAACTAGTGTGATTTCCATAGCAACCTCAGCGGAGGTTGAAAAGTCTTTTGTAAACATAGGGCTGAACCTGAGGATCAGCTCCaattttctccacagaaagGGGAAGAGAATGGAGGCTTAATAAATTCAGGCCATACAAATGAACTATAAATCTCAGAAGGAGCCATTCCCAACCTCTCTGTTCCCCTTTCTGTCACCCTCTCCACATGCACAGCACGAAGCTGTCTGAAACCCAGAGCCTAACTTCCCGGCTCTGGCTTATCTCCATAAAGTGCACAAAGCCTTATGCCCCTCTTCCATTGCAGCTGACCTTTACTGGCTAATTCTGTGAcgcacacacagccccagcacatgCCATGCCATTTCTGTAGGGCCACAGTGACTTGAAACGAAATTTGGCTTGCAGTGGAGGCCTGtactgcagccagctctggctcctctTCCCCACCATGGCTTCCTCCAGCTCCATCAGGCAAGCGTGGATTTGGGTGTACCAGCCCTCAGCTCGTCCAAACGCTGCTCCCGCAGATCCCAGGTGTGACTATGGATGCAAACAGCACAGCATCCCCCCACTACCTGCCCGCGGGGCAGGGCCGTGCTGCGGGGAGCGGTGCCGCCGTTCATCCCTGTCAGCACACAAAGCCCGCGGGCCGCGCTGGTTAATGACCAAAGTGACACGAACAGATGGCGCAGGCAGCCTGCCACGGGGGCACCAGGAAGTGCTGTATCGCTTACACCCTCACGGGGAAGGGATTTGGCAGGGCTGAGGGCGCCAGTGAAAAACACGCTGAATTTTCATGCTGctcaggctctgctggacaGAGCGCGGCAGATGCCGGAGCTGCCTTGCTAACGCGGCCTGCTGGGGACAGACTGCAGCCCTGAGAGCGTGcgtgaggggacaggggacatcagAGCTCGGCAAACACAGcttgggcaggagcaggatgcaGCTGGGACATGGGAGGAGTGGTGCGGGGAACGAGGTGGATCTGAGTTTTTGAGTGTCTGAGGGTGTCAGTGCCAGGCCCTCCTCAGTGGTGCTGAGCCAtgggatgagaggctggagtgTAGTATTGCACGAAAGGGTTCCAATTTTACACTGGAGCACAGGCAGTTCCACCCAAAAATGAGACAGGGGCCTGTTGGAGTGAGCCCAGAGAAGAGAAATCAGATGACTGGAGGggtggagcacctctcctacaaggaaaggctgagagagctgggattgctcagcctggaaaagagaaggcttcggggtgacctaattgtggcctttcagtacCCAAATCAGAAAGATGCAGAAGGACTTTGAACACAAATTTGTAGTGACAAATGGGGCCActgcttcaaactgaaagagtgTGTTTACATGAGATATTAGGattaaattctttgctgtgaagGTGGTGTTGCTCTGGCACAGATAGCCCAGAAAATCTTTGactgctgcatccctggaaatgtccaaggccaggtaggacagagctctgagcagcctggtctagtgggtgGCATTCCTGCCCACATCAGGGGGTTGGAATAGGAagatcttcaaggtcccttccaacccaaaccatcctatgattctatgaggaagaacttcttcactGGGTGGGTGatcaagcactggcacaggctgcacaGAGAGGGTGGGGGTGTCCCCCAAAAGCGCTCTGCAcacagccctgagtgccacGCTCAGGGGaccgtgctggagcaggggggtGGACTGGGTGACCCCAatggtcctttccaacctgaacCATTGTCCTGTGACTCTGTGCCTTCAAAGAATCCcattgagggtggcagagcactgggacAAGCTGCCCGGGAAGGTGGTGGAGCCTCCCtgtctggagacattccaaacaCACCGGGACAcactcctgtgtcacctgcctTGCCaggggggctgggctgggtgatctACAGAGAGCCCTTCTAACCATACAGCTTGGTGACTCTGCCTTCAGCCTCCGTCCAGGCTGCAGGGTACAGACATTAGGAGGGGgaatttctttacagaaagggtgattagctattggcacaggctgccagtgaggtggtggagtcatcGTCCATGGAGGTGTTCAAAGAAACGACTTGCACCACTCAGTGGTTGACAGGGTGGTGACAGAGCAGAAGTTGGGTTCGATGACCCCAGAGGTGTTCCCTCGGTGTCCCTCTCCCCCCACGGACCCGATTCCGTGGCTCTGTAGGCGCTGCGGGCGCCGCACTGGGCTCCCTCACACGGGGGTCCCTCACAGAACTCCCGCCTCCGCCCGCCCCCCACCGCACCCGCCATGACGGGGCCGCCCGCGTCGCGCGCCGTGACGTCACGGGGGGCGGGGCGCGGCCAGGGCCGGAACATGGCGGCGCCctcggccccgcggccgccccggccccgcaaGGAGCCGCAGCCGCTCGTCATCCCCAGGAGCGCGGCCGAGGAGCAGCGCCTCCGCCTCGAGCGCCTCATGAGGAACCCGGTGAGGGCACCCGCCGGGGCACGGCCCGGGGCGGCGGGAGAGGAGAGGGACGCCAAGACCCCCCCGGGGTCCGTGAGGGGAGAGGGACACCGAGACCCCCGCCCCATCCCCTGGGTCTGTGAGGGCAGAGGGACACCGAGCCCCCCACCCTCGGTGTCTGTGAGGTGAGAGGGACACTGAGACCCTCTCGGTGTCTGTGAGGGGAGAAGGACGCCGAGCCCCCCACCCCTGGCTCTGTGAGAGAAGAGGGACTAACaccccctttctcctcctccgAGGTCCGTGAAGGGAGAGGGACCAacctcccctctctcctctgcgTGTCCGTGAGGGAAGAGGAACCGACACCCCTTCCCCGGGGTCTGTGAAGAGAGAGGGACCAACCAACCCCTCCTTTTCCTTCGCGATTCCATGACGGGATCGACACACGCCCCCCTCCTCCTTGCCGGGTCCCCGAGGGGAGAGGGACCGACCCCCCTCACACTGTATTGCTGGGAGGGGAGAAGGACCTGTCTTTTTTGGGATGCTGTGAGGAGAGAGACGCTTCTCTGGGAACCCAGGGGCCCCTCAGTGCTCTGCCCGCTGGTCTTTCCTTTATCCACCGCTTTTAATGTGTGGGAGCATGACCCTGGTCCTCTAACTGGGTGTTTTGATCTTTTCCTGAGGAGGTTTTTGCCAGGAGGAGACTCTCACTCCcctctctgtgtgtgctggagcaggctgagaCTTCCCTGCACCACGTTCTTCCTCTGACCTTGCACCATGTgttctccctcccctgctgctccctgtcctcTAGCTCTGGCATGGAAGGTGCTCAAACACCTTTCATCGTTTCCCAGACTGCTGGCAGTGGAATTCTGCTCAGTTCCTGCGAGTGCTTGGAGGTGCTGACATGCTTCCTGCTAGCTCCCGTGCTGAAAAGAGGCACAGACACTCCTAATCCTCCTGGGGTTTGTTGACCTGCAGGCCTGAATGTGAGGGACAGAGAGGATCCCTTCTGATTCTCCTCTTCTGCCTGCTCCTGATCCCTGTGCATGAAGAaattgctgcagctgtgctccttCTGAGATCTGTCAGTTGGTGGAAGAGGTTGTTGTCAGATGTATCCCTCTTTTCAACAATGTGTTAAAATTGCAGACTTTGCTCCTGGAGGATACTGATGGCTGCTTGGTTTGTTCTTGCAGGAAAAGACTGTGCCAATTCCTGAAAAACTGAATGAATGGGCACCACGACCTCCCCCGGAGTTCGTTAGAGATGTCATGGGTAAAGATTCTGTTCTTCAGATAACTCTGGTGTCAGCCACAGTTAACTTAGAGAAATGTTTagcagggaaggacagaggTGGCTTTCTGCTGCTCATTTTGCTGGAGAAAAGAGGTGTGAAACATGCTTTGAGAGCTgatttttcaagttttatttgGTTCTCTGGTTCCACTTTTCTGCTGGCTGTCAGAATGCAGAGAGAACAaagcctgtggcactgcagcacgtgggctgcctgcagtgcaataagctgctgctctggtgaTGACAAGTAAATGATGATGAGTAAATCTGTCCTCTCCGTGGATCTGAGAGTGCTCTGGAAGATTGGCAGTGTGAAGTCCTTCTTTTGACTGCTTTGAGTCTGAATCtgaggctgtgagaagcaggcaCATGCAGCAGGTGTGactgtgtgtgctcaggtagggagctggcagctgtgccaggacccTGACCCGAGTACTCTGCATACACTTCTACCTGCAGGGATTAAATCTAATAGCTGTGGTATAAACTGGCTGCATGTAGAAGTTCTGTCTTTCTTTGAGACCTTCATCCTTTCTAGAGGTTTACTTGTTCTTATTTCAGAAGAATTGATCTTGGACTCAAGTTTTTATATGATTCTGAATAAAATCTGCTTATTGGAATTTTCCCATGGCTTTTTCAAATAGCTTTGCTGTGTGCTTGAGTGAATTGTCTTGTTTTTCTGAGAGTACCTGACATGGTGGGACTCTGTTGGTATCAAGAGCACCCCTGTTGcagtcccagctgctgggttttAATTAGGTGTGTCTTCTTTGAGGCTTGTATTCCTGTGCTTTCCCTTGAGAAAGGGCTCGGGAGATAGGGGAAGAGAGTGGAGCACAATGCTTAAAGCTCCTGCAAGGCTTCAGCATGCAGGCTGATGCCAGGACGAGAGAGCTGTAGGGATTTAATTTATGAAGAAACAGTTGAAAATTGTCAGTGGCTTTGTCTTGCATGGGAAAGTACAATACCACCTTTTACCACCTTTCTGTTGacctttattttgtgtttgagaaatgctgaaaattagTTGGAAGCAGCATCAGCAGGGTATTGTAGCTCACCTCTGCCTGTAAGAGACTGGGGAGTGCATTTCATCTCCAGTTCTGTGCCTGCCTTGATGTGCAGCTAAGGGTGGGCTCTCCAGGGGGGTAGTTGTAGGCCCTGCAGTGACCCaaaagtgtgtgtgtttgcagctcACTCTGGCTTTTGCTTGTGAGCTGAGTTTAAAATGGTGACACACTCCATGTGCTGTTGGTAGATTTTCATCTGACAGTGCCCTTTGCTGTGTCCCACCCCTCAGCATCCAGCTGTAGTGATTTGTGAGCATCTGTTTACCTCCTTTCCTAGCAGACTGAACTCTTCCTTGTTGCAGGttccagtgctggggctgggagcgggGAGTTCCACGTGTACCGGCATCTCCGTCGGCGAGAGTACCAGAGGCAAGATTTCATGGATGCCATGGCTGAGAAGGTCAGAACAACTCTTTAGAACTgccccctcccccagctctttgttgttctttgtaaatctgtgttttctttggaaGTCATGTACAAATAATTCTGTTCTGAGCCACCCCTTGTCAGAGGAGTCTGTAGGAGTGTGTGATCCGTGGTGTCTGTGTCAGTACTGAAACATTTGGTGCTTTGTGTCAGACGTGCTCCATCTCCTGTGTTCCCTGGGGTCCTAGCACGCTGTAAGGCCTCATGGGAATGTGTGTGTTCTCAGGCTGActtgaaaatgctttaaaagctgGAAATCCCTGACAACACTGCCTTGCACAGACGGAAACAAAGTGAGTGCCTGTGCACAGAGTTCAGATGTTTCTTTAAGTCCTGACTGAGTAGAATGACCCCTCTTTTAGAAAACACTATTGATATACTCTCTCTTGGGTGAGATGAGTCCGTATGTTAATGTTTGTGTCTCCAattattcatttgtttttatgGAAATGTAAATTAGGGCAGAAGCCCAACCTCCCTCATTTGTTCTGGTGAGGATTCCTCCCTCAGGAGGTTTCAATGTTTGGCTCAGGTTGCAGGTTAAAAATGCTGTCTGTACAGGAGCCATCCCTAGGAACGTGGCTTTGTATAAAGAAGCCAGACAAAATCTGGCAGAGCTCCCTTCTGTATTTTGCTAAAAGACTTCTCCCTAAAAGGGcatgacttttaaaataagtattttaatttagattGTGACGAAAGTATGACATGTGATCAATTACAGCAAAGACTAGATGAGGAATTCCAGAAGAAACTGGAGAGGAATAAGATGATTGCAGAAGAGCAAACAGCAAAACGCAGAAGGAAGCGGTAAGGGCAGATTTTTCCCAGGAGGCTTGACATGGAAACCCTCACTCCCTGGCCCTCATCTGTAGCTGCATGCTCTGGATAAACACTGTCATTCTGTGTCTGCATCTATCAGCTGGGAAGTCTGGCTGTGGAAATTAAATTTGTCAATGTCAATGTTTGGTTTCCAAAGGTAGCTGTAAACCTGACAGGCTTTGCTGGGGTGGTTTCTTTTCCGTGCCATTGCTTGCAGGATAACTTTGGACTGGTTGAGCTGCTTTTGCTGACACTGTGGTTGGTCTTGACTGCAACATGCCTTGCTGCATATTTGTTTTAACAGTGTCAGGAAAGGTTTGTGTCTATATCTGGCTTAAGTTTATGTCTGAATCATTTGATACCAAGCAGTTTCAATGCAAAACTGGGTGCTACTTCATGGGTAGGCTGCTTCTGCCTACCCCATTGAAATGTCTGGCAGGCCAAGTCTAATAAGTTAGgtgcaaatacaaaaaaaggaattaaatccATCTTCCTCTTAAATTTTAGACAAAATGAAACAGTTACAAGGTTGATTCTCTCAAGAAATAGCCTGAGCATTGTAGTGCAGTGACACAAGAATTTAAATCCCATTCTCTGTGTCCAGCATGGGTTTCAGAAAAAGCAGGGAATCGTGCCTCTGCTCTTTCCCAGGGTCTGACCCTGAGCAGCGTCTCCCTTGCTGCTTTGCATGCTGTGGCTGAGAGTTGCTGTGGAAAGGCCTGTGCAAAGTGGCTCACTGCCATGTTAACACAAAAGTGCACAACACAAACACTGTTGCCATCTTAGTTTAATTTAATGTGGTCCAACAGATGGCCAGCAAGTCAGATCTGGcctgctgcctcttccctggCTGAGATGGAGAACAACTGTTCCAACAGCAGATGCTGCCTAAACACCACCACCTCCTTGTCCCCCTGCTATGCTCTAATGGTGTGGCTTTGCCCTGCAGGAGCCCCTCTAATTTCCCTCACCACCCTTCTCTGTCCTGACCCAACAGGTACAGCTCCTGGCTCTCTGTTTCAAGAGAATTCAGTTAAGCTGCTGAGAGAGGAGCATGTGaatgccaggctgctctgcctgtaTCTGCCATTAACTTGCCAGGTTGCCTTTGCTGGGCAAAGAGAGCTGGGTTGTATGAATTGAAATTCCCTCTTACCCCCAGTGCAACTCCTAGGGCCTGACATCCTGAGAAGGTACAGCCAAAGAGGGAGGTCACAGCATACTGcactatttttgttttcttcagttgaAGTATATATTACTGGTGGTTTTTTCCTCCATTGTTCAGTTTCTGCAGCCTGGGTTTTAACaccattttctctttgtgtttaTTAGCCTAGGTAGATAAAATGTGGGGGCAGTTTCATTTTTGTTCCATCTGTGTTCTTGGAGATTCATGTGTATCATAGTTCTGGTTGCAGTGGAGTCAtgaaagacttttaaaaaatccattaatCTGAAAACAAGATAGAAAAGTTGCTCTTGATCATGTGCTAGGTTTACTCTTGCTGAATTTTCAGTTGAGGCCAAATTTAAGTTGAACCTCTCTTCTGAAATCAGCTTTTCCAAGATGTCTGTAATATGTCCTTTATCAGTGTATGAACGTGCAGAAGCTTTACAACATTTGATTTGCCAGAGAgtctttcttctttgctttaTAGGCAGAAgttaaaagagaagaaactgcaagctaagaaaaataaacttgaacaaaagaagcaggaaaaaggtCAGTGAAATTTAGTTTACTTTTCTCGGGACTTGGTTCTGTTCCCTCATTAAAGCTTAGAAGGCTTTGTTCTACCCTCCATCCCAAGCATTCTCAATACATGGATTAAAGCCTGAGCCTTAAGCTTGTTATTTTAGCTGATGTTTCAAAATCCTCTTTGAAAGCCATCTATGTTGAGATTTAATCTTACAAATAACTTGGCTGTTTgtgaatattttccatttattagGGGGAATTTTAGACAGCAAACTGTGGAATCTGAGTTTGTGGATGTTTTGCCCCAGCTATTCTGATGAACTGCACATTCAGAACCTCAGCTGCTCAGAAAGGCAGGATTGTTAAAGGCTGTgcttttttaaagtatgttttGAATGTGTATGGGAaaacaggtggaaaaaaatgcacagaaagaaaCTGAGTTATAATTTTGTGTGTAAGAAATTGAGCCACCTTGGTACCATTTGTTCCACAGGactattttatttcacagaaataaaggtGAAAAACCTGACTGCCTCTGTTCTCCTGCAACATTAATTTCTCTCTTGAAAATTAATGTTCAGCAATGTCAGTGTAACTGTTTGAGCAAACTTTTGCATACTTGTTGCTTCTTTTCAGTGAGTATATTTTGGCTTACTCTTTCAAATGGTTGTCCCTTGTGAATTAGCACACAAATGATTAATCTTAAAGTTACAGCAGTTCCTGGTAATTCTGCTGGAACAGTGGCTTGTCTGACAGTTCTACCTtatttgtgctttgcttttcagaattGGATCAGTTTCAGCTGAACCACTGCCAGCCTTCCATGTAAACATGGGAGGACAAATTGTTAGGTTAATTTTACTTGTGACAGCAAGTGAATGTAGCAGAGTGaattttttgggtgttttgttttggtcttgttattttttgttaagCTACTCATGTATGAATTGTAACTGGGAGGAGAATTTAAGTATGAGTCAACATTTGTTCATTTTGAGTGAACAAACAGAATACCCATCCCTTAGGGAGTGGCTGGGAGCGAGGAGAGCTGGATCAGGGACTGGCACAGTGGTATGGGATTGCCCTGTACCAGTTGTGGGGCAGGAGTGGTTTTGTTTGGCACAAGTTCCTGAAAGACAGAATCCAAACTCCCTGGTGTTTGTAACAAAGTTTGTAAAGAGTTTCTTAACACTTTGCAGTCTGTGGTTCTCtatgtaaaataataatatcaGGGGAGAGAGAAGTCCCTCTTAGCCATTTTTAGTCAACTGGCAACAGctgttttttttagttttgtgtgCCCTAGGTTGTAATCTGAGAGGTTTTTTCAAATTGATTAAAGTGTATTTGTTGGATATAGCAGGCAAACATTTGTCTTCCTTTTTGAATGAATAAATCAAACCTCTGAATTTCCGTGTTTCATCTTTGCTGTAGTAAAAGCATTAGGAGGAAGGGTTGGCACTGAAGTGAGGTCAGCTGTTGAGGTTGCATTAATGAGCAGGCTCCCAATAAACGCTCAAAGTTCAGCACTTCACCACGCGGTGGCATCAGACCACTGAGCCTAAATCCCGCATGAACTGGTCAGGACACGGACTGGGACTGGGCCTGAGGAAcaggagagagcagaaaaatgGCTCTTGGATTCAGGTCCCACTTTATGCCATACCTCATTTTTATTATCGGTTATTTAATTTCTAGtagatgttttctgtttttttaacagACTTCACAAGTTCTCTGTGACCCTTGTTAACCTTAGGCATATCTTCCTGAGTTCCTGTACTGACAGTATAGCAAACAGTCTGTAAAAGTTTATGGCACCTCGTGGAGTTTCTGTGAACTTGGATAGGTTGTAGGAATACACTGAGTCTTGCCTGTGGC
Above is a genomic segment from Vidua chalybeata isolate OUT-0048 chromosome 20, bVidCha1 merged haplotype, whole genome shotgun sequence containing:
- the PRKRIP1 gene encoding PRKR-interacting protein 1 — its product is MAAPSAPRPPRPRKEPQPLVIPRSAAEEQRLRLERLMRNPEKTVPIPEKLNEWAPRPPPEFVRDVMGSSAGAGSGEFHVYRHLRRREYQRQDFMDAMAEKQRLDEEFQKKLERNKMIAEEQTAKRRRKRQKLKEKKLQAKKNKLEQKKQEKEPGQSQEQGSSEDDEEDSKEEEEKEDDAEEPSFVMGRG